A single Nomascus leucogenys isolate Asia chromosome 14, Asia_NLE_v1, whole genome shotgun sequence DNA region contains:
- the REL gene encoding proto-oncogene c-Rel isoform X2, producing MASGAYNPYIEIIEQPRQRGMRFRYKCEGRSAGSIPGEHSTDNNRTYPSIQIMNYYGKGKVRITLVTKNDPYKPHPHDLVGKDCRDGYYEAEFGQERRPLFFQNLGIRCVKKKEVKEAIITRIKAGINPFNVPEKQLNDIEDCDLNVVRLCFQVFLPDEHGNLTTALPPVVSNPIYDNRAPNTAELRICRVNKNCGSVRGGDEIFLLCDKVQKDDIEVRFVLNDWEAKGIFSQADVHRQVAIVFKTPPYCKAITEPVTVKMQLRRPSDQEVSESMDFRYLPDEKDTYGNKAKKQKTTLLFQKLCQDHEPSLFSHDAVVREMPTGVSSQAESYYPSPGPISSGLSHHASMAPLPSSSWSSVAHPTPRSGNTNPLSSFSTGTLPSNSQGIPPFLRIPVGNDLNASNACIYNNADDIVGMEASSMPPEDLYGISDPNMLSNCSVNMMTTSNDSMGETDNPRLLSMNLENPSCNSVLDPRDLRQLHQMSSSSMSAGTNSNTTVFVSQSDAFEGSDFSCADNSMINESGPSNSTNPNSHGFVQGSQYSGIGSMQNEQLSDSFPYEFFQV from the exons ATGGCCTCCG gTGCGTATAACCCGTATATAGAGATAATTGAACAACCCAGGCAGAGGGGAATGCGTTTTAGATACAAATGTGAAGGGCGATCAGCAGGCAGCATTCCAGGGGAGCACAGCACAGACAACAATCGAACATACCCTTCGATCCAG ATTATGAACTATTatggaaaaggaaaagtgagaatTACATTAGTAACAAAGAATGACCCATATAAACCTCATCCTCATGATTTAGTTGGAAAAGACTGCAGAGACGGCTACTATGAAGCGGAATTTGGACAAGAACGCAGACCTCTGTT TTTCCAAAATTTGGGTATTCGATgtgtgaagaaaaaagaagtaaaagaagctATTATTACAAGAATAAAGGCAGGAATCAATCCATTCAATG tcCCTGAAAAACAGCTGAATGATATTGAAGATTGTGACCTCAATGTGGTGAGACTATGTTTTCAAGTTTTCCTCCCTGATGAACATGGTAATTTGACGACTGCTCTTCCTCCTGTTGTCTCGAACCCAATTTATGACAACC gtGCTCCAAATACTGCAGAATTAAGGATTTGTCGTGTAAACAAGAATTGTGGAAGTGTCAGAGGAGGAGATGAAATATTTCTACTTTGTGACAAAGTTCagaaag ATGACATAGAAGTTCGTTTTGTGTTGAACGATTGGGAAGCAAAAGGCATCTTTTCACAAGCTGATGTACACCGTCAAGTAGCCATTGTTTTCAAAACTCCACCATATTGCAAAGCTATCACAGAACCCGTAACAGTAAAAATGCAGTTGCGGAGACCTTCTGACCAGGAAGTTAGTGAATCTATGGATTTTAGATATCTGCCAGATGAAAAAG ATACTTACGGcaataaagcaaagaaacaaaagacaactTTGCTTTTCCAGAAACTGTGCCAGGATCACG AACCAAGCTTGTTTTCTCATGATGCAGTTGTGAGAGAAATGCCTACAGGGGTTTCAAGTCAAGCAGAATCCTACTATCCCTCACCTGGGCCCATCTCAAGTGGATTGTCACATCATGCCTCAATGGCACCTCTGCCTTCTTCAAGCTGGTCATCAgtggcccaccccaccccacgcTCAGGCAATACAAACCCACTGAGTAGTTTTTCAACAGGGACACTTCCTTCTAATTCGCAAGGTATCCCACCATTCCTGAGAATACCTGTTGGGAATGATTTAAATGCTTCTAACGCTTGCATTTATAACAATGCCGATGACATAGTCGGAATGGAAGCGTCATCCATGCCACCAGAAGACTTATATGGTATTTCTGATCCCAACATGCTGTCTAATTGTTCTGTGAATATGATGACAACCAGCAATGACAGCATGGGAGAGACCGATAATCCAAGACTTCTGAGCATGAATCTTGAAAACCCCTCATGTAATTCAGTGTTAGACCCAAGAGACTTGAGACAACTCCATCAGATGTCCTCTTCCAGTATGTCAGCAGGCACCAATTCCAATACTACTGTTTTTGTTTCACAATCAGATGCATTTGAGGGATCTGACTTCAGTTGTGCAGATAACAGCATGATAAATGAGTCGGGACCATCAAACAGTACTAATCCAAACAGTCATGGTTTTGTTCAAGGTAGTCAGTATTCAGGTATAGGCAGTATGCAAAATGAGCAATTGAGTGACTcctttccatatgaattttttcaAGTATAA
- the REL gene encoding proto-oncogene c-Rel isoform X1, giving the protein MASGAYNPYIEIIEQPRQRGMRFRYKCEGRSAGSIPGEHSTDNNRTYPSIQIMNYYGKGKVRITLVTKNDPYKPHPHDLVGKDCRDGYYEAEFGQERRPLFFQNLGIRCVKKKEVKEAIITRIKAGINPFNVPEKQLNDIEDCDLNVVRLCFQVFLPDEHGNLTTALPPVVSNPIYDNRAPNTAELRICRVNKNCGSVRGGDEIFLLCDKVQKDDIEVRFVLNDWEAKGIFSQADVHRQVAIVFKTPPYCKAITEPVTVKMQLRRPSDQEVSESMDFRYLPDEKDTYGNKAKKQKTTLLFQKLCQDHVNFPERPRLGLLGSIGEGRYFKKEPSLFSHDAVVREMPTGVSSQAESYYPSPGPISSGLSHHASMAPLPSSSWSSVAHPTPRSGNTNPLSSFSTGTLPSNSQGIPPFLRIPVGNDLNASNACIYNNADDIVGMEASSMPPEDLYGISDPNMLSNCSVNMMTTSNDSMGETDNPRLLSMNLENPSCNSVLDPRDLRQLHQMSSSSMSAGTNSNTTVFVSQSDAFEGSDFSCADNSMINESGPSNSTNPNSHGFVQGSQYSGIGSMQNEQLSDSFPYEFFQV; this is encoded by the exons ATGGCCTCCG gTGCGTATAACCCGTATATAGAGATAATTGAACAACCCAGGCAGAGGGGAATGCGTTTTAGATACAAATGTGAAGGGCGATCAGCAGGCAGCATTCCAGGGGAGCACAGCACAGACAACAATCGAACATACCCTTCGATCCAG ATTATGAACTATTatggaaaaggaaaagtgagaatTACATTAGTAACAAAGAATGACCCATATAAACCTCATCCTCATGATTTAGTTGGAAAAGACTGCAGAGACGGCTACTATGAAGCGGAATTTGGACAAGAACGCAGACCTCTGTT TTTCCAAAATTTGGGTATTCGATgtgtgaagaaaaaagaagtaaaagaagctATTATTACAAGAATAAAGGCAGGAATCAATCCATTCAATG tcCCTGAAAAACAGCTGAATGATATTGAAGATTGTGACCTCAATGTGGTGAGACTATGTTTTCAAGTTTTCCTCCCTGATGAACATGGTAATTTGACGACTGCTCTTCCTCCTGTTGTCTCGAACCCAATTTATGACAACC gtGCTCCAAATACTGCAGAATTAAGGATTTGTCGTGTAAACAAGAATTGTGGAAGTGTCAGAGGAGGAGATGAAATATTTCTACTTTGTGACAAAGTTCagaaag ATGACATAGAAGTTCGTTTTGTGTTGAACGATTGGGAAGCAAAAGGCATCTTTTCACAAGCTGATGTACACCGTCAAGTAGCCATTGTTTTCAAAACTCCACCATATTGCAAAGCTATCACAGAACCCGTAACAGTAAAAATGCAGTTGCGGAGACCTTCTGACCAGGAAGTTAGTGAATCTATGGATTTTAGATATCTGCCAGATGAAAAAG ATACTTACGGcaataaagcaaagaaacaaaagacaactTTGCTTTTCCAGAAACTGTGCCAGGATCACG TTAATTTTCCTGAGAGACCAAGACTTGGTCTCCTCGGTTCAATTGGAGAAGGAAGATACTTcaaaaaag AACCAAGCTTGTTTTCTCATGATGCAGTTGTGAGAGAAATGCCTACAGGGGTTTCAAGTCAAGCAGAATCCTACTATCCCTCACCTGGGCCCATCTCAAGTGGATTGTCACATCATGCCTCAATGGCACCTCTGCCTTCTTCAAGCTGGTCATCAgtggcccaccccaccccacgcTCAGGCAATACAAACCCACTGAGTAGTTTTTCAACAGGGACACTTCCTTCTAATTCGCAAGGTATCCCACCATTCCTGAGAATACCTGTTGGGAATGATTTAAATGCTTCTAACGCTTGCATTTATAACAATGCCGATGACATAGTCGGAATGGAAGCGTCATCCATGCCACCAGAAGACTTATATGGTATTTCTGATCCCAACATGCTGTCTAATTGTTCTGTGAATATGATGACAACCAGCAATGACAGCATGGGAGAGACCGATAATCCAAGACTTCTGAGCATGAATCTTGAAAACCCCTCATGTAATTCAGTGTTAGACCCAAGAGACTTGAGACAACTCCATCAGATGTCCTCTTCCAGTATGTCAGCAGGCACCAATTCCAATACTACTGTTTTTGTTTCACAATCAGATGCATTTGAGGGATCTGACTTCAGTTGTGCAGATAACAGCATGATAAATGAGTCGGGACCATCAAACAGTACTAATCCAAACAGTCATGGTTTTGTTCAAGGTAGTCAGTATTCAGGTATAGGCAGTATGCAAAATGAGCAATTGAGTGACTcctttccatatgaattttttcaAGTATAA